From Drosophila nasuta strain 15112-1781.00 chromosome X, ASM2355853v1, whole genome shotgun sequence, one genomic window encodes:
- the LOC132797095 gene encoding ras-interacting protein RIP3 isoform X2 has product MSGATHMALPAHAVVPLTAPATTATPTAATTLGLPQSLGGKRGHKRSVSLENNAPLALRSTPSLGQSALGSPLLQLPTAHGGALLHTGTLKSRQEQRRLSQKFGSHSNLDDDAAMSAPQMRSKFQNIRQMFELSRSCVASNNSTNSSSNSNSNIANGAAELSECKSLAEEAALQSLPAMLNQQSQTVRRTTPIAAASRLAISEQQLQLQQQQQQQQQQTGEAMEQHNSGNYLRPIAFKPIPFEPDYRIALQQQQQQHQQQQHHHHHHNHQLQQQQQQQQLQLQQSGAGVGVGVGATIAGQQSVTGERYGYGSTPSLAPLATAASTTHKFGSTTDLRHLATRRRGHRIVQRTSNEDGLGLGLALGLGLGLDCLSSSHDRPDGASSKGSVAAAGSDLTPSPSDSGISELEAALKDRDSELSYLRQAMEQNEKDKEVYWEHETQRLKLFYESQQREYQLKFKKMEQLLALQQFQLKQHKLRQSEQLQKLQQQLDLTRCSNKSLKNSEQQLQCSTLELNQQLNDAHQTMASLRLQLEDSEWKVCERNGEIALLKTQLKEAHLEINMKDHAIVSLRHSNNITSGSNKTNSNHINNNNNNNNCNNNNNCKTTTCQSQPKQQAEKQQQKQQQQQQQQQQQQQQQQQREREQQLEEETEQQLQQLNKIIALKDQVIGALTNELAKLRKELSDLAIAHEYGEEPCGRYTRLKQQLDNLNEICQKTRKYTKQVTQQQQQQQPIVVVPTQQNQLDAIMERLQLQQSQGQPSQQTLDTLIEESTTYAEDIAKLREKLDDFRINLELEKRQWCAEKDKVLSYQKQLQAHYIHMYQKLRCLDNANSNAASPVAAMEVSNLS; this is encoded by the exons ATGTCTGGTGCTACACACATGGCGCTGCCGGCGCACGCAGTGGTGCCCTTGACTGCACCAGCGACCACAGCAACACCCACAGCAGCTACAACACTTGGCTTGCCACAATCATTGGGGGGAAAGCGTGGTCATAAGCGTTCCGTATCGTTGGAGAACAATGCGCCGCTGGCACTGCGCAGCACACCAAGTCTGGGGCAATCGGCATTGGGAtcgccgctgctgcagctgccgacAGCACATGGCGGTGCCTTGTTGCACACGGGCACGCTGAAGTCGAGACAGGAGCAGCGCAGGTTGAGTCAAAAGTTTGGCAGTCACAGCAATCTGGATGATGATGCTGCCATGTCAGCGCCACAGATGCGCAGCAAGTTCCAAAACATACGGCAAATGTTCGAGCTAAGTCGCAGCTgtgttgccagcaacaacagcaccaacagcagcagtaacagcaacagcaacatcgccAATGGCGCCGCAGAGCTGAGCGAGTGCAAATCGTTGGCCGAGGAGGCAGCGTTGCAATCGCTGCCGGCAATGCTGAATCAACAGTCGCAAACTGTGCGCCGGACCACGCCCATTGCGGCTGCCAGTCGACTGGCCATAAgtgagcaacagttgcagctgcaacagcaacagcaacaacagcagcagcagacaggCGAGGCCATGGAACAG CACAATAGTGGCAACTATCTGCGTCCCATTGCCTTCAAGCCCATTCCCTTTGAGCCGGACTATCGCATTGCtttacagcagcagcagcaacagcatcagcagcaacaacatcatcatcatcatcataatcatcagctgcagcaacagcagcagcagcaacagttgcaactgcagcagtcTGGAGcgggagtgggagtgggagtgggagcAACGATTGCGGGACAGCAGAGTGTGACCGGCGAGCGTTATGGCTACGGCTCAACACCTTCGTTGGCGCCACTTGCCACAGCAGCGAGCACCACACACAAATTTGGCA GCACAACGGATCTGCGTCATCTAGCAACGCGTCGTCGCGGCCACCGCATTGTTCAGCGCACAAGCAATGAGGATGGCCTTGGACTGGGGTTGGCTCTCGGCTTGGGACTGGGTCTGGATTGTTTGTCCTCCTCGCACGATAGACCAGACGGTGCCAGCAG TAAGGGCAGTGTGGCGGCAGCTGGCAGCGATTTGACGCCTTCACCCTCGGACTCGGGCATCTCGGAGCTGGAGGCGGCGCTCAAGGATCGTGACTCGGAACTGTCGTATCTGCGACAGGCCATGGAACAGAATGAGAAA GATAAGGAAGTGTATTGGGAGCATGAGACACAGCGCCTGAAGCTCTTCTATGAGAGCCAGCAGCGCGAATATCAGCTCAAGTTTAAGAAGATGGAACAACTGCTCGCCCTGCAGCAGTTCCAGCTGAAGCAGCACAAGTTGCGCCAATCCGAGCAACTGcagaagctgcagcagcaactcgacCTCACTAGGTGCAGCAACAAGAGCCTTAAGAACTCCGAGCAGCAGCTACAGTGCTCGACCCTCGAACTGAATCAGCAGCTGAACGATGCACACCAGACGATGGCGTCTCTGCGCCTCCAGCTGGAGGACAGCGAGTGGAAGGTGTGCGAGCGAAATGGCGAGATAGCTTTACTCAAGACGCAGCTCAAGGAGGCGCAT CTTGAAATCAACATGAAGGACCATGCAATTGTCAGTTTGaggcacagcaacaacatcaccagcggcagcaacaaaacaaacagcaaccacatcaacaacaacaataacaacaacaattgtaataacaataacaactgtaAAACAACCACATGCCAAAGTCAACCAAAGCAGCAGGCggagaaacagcagcaaaagcaacaacagcaacagcaacaacaacagcaacaacaacagcaacaacaacagagagaaagagagcaacagCTAGAGGAGGAGACggagcaacagttgcagcagctgaaCAAAATCATTGCGCTCAAGGATCAAGTGATTGGGGCACTGACCAACGAGCTGGCCAAGCTGCGTAAGGAGCTCTCCGATCTGGCCATTGCTCACGAGTATGGCGAAGAGCCTTGCGGTCGCTACACGCGTCTCAAGCAGCAGTTGGACAATCTGAACGAGATTTGCCAGAAGACGCGCAAATACACCAAGCAAGtgacacaacagcaacaacaacaacaaccgattgttgttgtgccaaCGCAGCAGAATCAACTGGATGCGATTATGGAGcgactgcagctgcaacagtcGCAGGGGCAGCCATCGCAACAGACACTCGACACACTGATCGAGGAGTCGACCACATATGCCGAAGACATTGCCAAGCTGCGCGAGAAACTCGACGATTTTCGCATCAATCTGGAGCTGGAGAAGCGTCAGTGGTGTGCCGAAAAGGATAAAGTGCTCAGCTATCAGAAGCAGCTGCAGGCCCACTACATTCACATGTATCAGAAGCTGCGTTGCCTCGACAATGCCAACAGCAATGCGGCATCGCCAGTCGCCGCTATGGAGGTCAGCAATCTCAGCTGA
- the LOC132797095 gene encoding putative uncharacterized protein DDB_G0271606 isoform X1 produces the protein MSGATHMALPAHAVVPLTAPATTATPTAATTLGLPQSLGGKRGHKRSVSLENNAPLALRSTPSLGQSALGSPLLQLPTAHGGALLHTGTLKSRQEQRRLSQKFGSHSNLDDDAAMSAPQMRSKFQNIRQMFELSRSCVASNNSTNSSSNSNSNIANGAAELSECKSLAEEAALQSLPAMLNQQSQTVRRTTPIAAASRLAISEQQLQLQQQQQQQQQQTGEAMEQHNSGNYLRPIAFKPIPFEPDYRIALQQQQQQHQQQQHHHHHHNHQLQQQQQQQQLQLQQSGAGVGVGVGATIAGQQSVTGERYGYGSTPSLAPLATAASTTHKFGSTTDLRHLATRRRGHRIVQRTSNEDGLGLGLALGLGLGLDCLSSSHDRPDGASSKGSVAAAGSDLTPSPSDSGISELEAALKDRDSELSYLRQAMEQNEKVIFKVQKDKEVYWEHETQRLKLFYESQQREYQLKFKKMEQLLALQQFQLKQHKLRQSEQLQKLQQQLDLTRCSNKSLKNSEQQLQCSTLELNQQLNDAHQTMASLRLQLEDSEWKVCERNGEIALLKTQLKEAHLEINMKDHAIVSLRHSNNITSGSNKTNSNHINNNNNNNNCNNNNNCKTTTCQSQPKQQAEKQQQKQQQQQQQQQQQQQQQQQREREQQLEEETEQQLQQLNKIIALKDQVIGALTNELAKLRKELSDLAIAHEYGEEPCGRYTRLKQQLDNLNEICQKTRKYTKQVTQQQQQQQPIVVVPTQQNQLDAIMERLQLQQSQGQPSQQTLDTLIEESTTYAEDIAKLREKLDDFRINLELEKRQWCAEKDKVLSYQKQLQAHYIHMYQKLRCLDNANSNAASPVAAMEVSNLS, from the exons ATGTCTGGTGCTACACACATGGCGCTGCCGGCGCACGCAGTGGTGCCCTTGACTGCACCAGCGACCACAGCAACACCCACAGCAGCTACAACACTTGGCTTGCCACAATCATTGGGGGGAAAGCGTGGTCATAAGCGTTCCGTATCGTTGGAGAACAATGCGCCGCTGGCACTGCGCAGCACACCAAGTCTGGGGCAATCGGCATTGGGAtcgccgctgctgcagctgccgacAGCACATGGCGGTGCCTTGTTGCACACGGGCACGCTGAAGTCGAGACAGGAGCAGCGCAGGTTGAGTCAAAAGTTTGGCAGTCACAGCAATCTGGATGATGATGCTGCCATGTCAGCGCCACAGATGCGCAGCAAGTTCCAAAACATACGGCAAATGTTCGAGCTAAGTCGCAGCTgtgttgccagcaacaacagcaccaacagcagcagtaacagcaacagcaacatcgccAATGGCGCCGCAGAGCTGAGCGAGTGCAAATCGTTGGCCGAGGAGGCAGCGTTGCAATCGCTGCCGGCAATGCTGAATCAACAGTCGCAAACTGTGCGCCGGACCACGCCCATTGCGGCTGCCAGTCGACTGGCCATAAgtgagcaacagttgcagctgcaacagcaacagcaacaacagcagcagcagacaggCGAGGCCATGGAACAG CACAATAGTGGCAACTATCTGCGTCCCATTGCCTTCAAGCCCATTCCCTTTGAGCCGGACTATCGCATTGCtttacagcagcagcagcaacagcatcagcagcaacaacatcatcatcatcatcataatcatcagctgcagcaacagcagcagcagcaacagttgcaactgcagcagtcTGGAGcgggagtgggagtgggagtgggagcAACGATTGCGGGACAGCAGAGTGTGACCGGCGAGCGTTATGGCTACGGCTCAACACCTTCGTTGGCGCCACTTGCCACAGCAGCGAGCACCACACACAAATTTGGCA GCACAACGGATCTGCGTCATCTAGCAACGCGTCGTCGCGGCCACCGCATTGTTCAGCGCACAAGCAATGAGGATGGCCTTGGACTGGGGTTGGCTCTCGGCTTGGGACTGGGTCTGGATTGTTTGTCCTCCTCGCACGATAGACCAGACGGTGCCAGCAG TAAGGGCAGTGTGGCGGCAGCTGGCAGCGATTTGACGCCTTCACCCTCGGACTCGGGCATCTCGGAGCTGGAGGCGGCGCTCAAGGATCGTGACTCGGAACTGTCGTATCTGCGACAGGCCATGGAACAGAATGAGAAAGTAATTTTCAAAGTCCAAAAG GATAAGGAAGTGTATTGGGAGCATGAGACACAGCGCCTGAAGCTCTTCTATGAGAGCCAGCAGCGCGAATATCAGCTCAAGTTTAAGAAGATGGAACAACTGCTCGCCCTGCAGCAGTTCCAGCTGAAGCAGCACAAGTTGCGCCAATCCGAGCAACTGcagaagctgcagcagcaactcgacCTCACTAGGTGCAGCAACAAGAGCCTTAAGAACTCCGAGCAGCAGCTACAGTGCTCGACCCTCGAACTGAATCAGCAGCTGAACGATGCACACCAGACGATGGCGTCTCTGCGCCTCCAGCTGGAGGACAGCGAGTGGAAGGTGTGCGAGCGAAATGGCGAGATAGCTTTACTCAAGACGCAGCTCAAGGAGGCGCAT CTTGAAATCAACATGAAGGACCATGCAATTGTCAGTTTGaggcacagcaacaacatcaccagcggcagcaacaaaacaaacagcaaccacatcaacaacaacaataacaacaacaattgtaataacaataacaactgtaAAACAACCACATGCCAAAGTCAACCAAAGCAGCAGGCggagaaacagcagcaaaagcaacaacagcaacagcaacaacaacagcaacaacaacagcaacaacaacagagagaaagagagcaacagCTAGAGGAGGAGACggagcaacagttgcagcagctgaaCAAAATCATTGCGCTCAAGGATCAAGTGATTGGGGCACTGACCAACGAGCTGGCCAAGCTGCGTAAGGAGCTCTCCGATCTGGCCATTGCTCACGAGTATGGCGAAGAGCCTTGCGGTCGCTACACGCGTCTCAAGCAGCAGTTGGACAATCTGAACGAGATTTGCCAGAAGACGCGCAAATACACCAAGCAAGtgacacaacagcaacaacaacaacaaccgattgttgttgtgccaaCGCAGCAGAATCAACTGGATGCGATTATGGAGcgactgcagctgcaacagtcGCAGGGGCAGCCATCGCAACAGACACTCGACACACTGATCGAGGAGTCGACCACATATGCCGAAGACATTGCCAAGCTGCGCGAGAAACTCGACGATTTTCGCATCAATCTGGAGCTGGAGAAGCGTCAGTGGTGTGCCGAAAAGGATAAAGTGCTCAGCTATCAGAAGCAGCTGCAGGCCCACTACATTCACATGTATCAGAAGCTGCGTTGCCTCGACAATGCCAACAGCAATGCGGCATCGCCAGTCGCCGCTATGGAGGTCAGCAATCTCAGCTGA
- the LOC132796029 gene encoding acylphosphatase-1, translated as MAASNNNNSNSNSKAEEKPTIMGCDFEIHGKVPKEAFELFAVAQAKLLGLRGYITRVADDFYKGQLQGEGKVIEKFKQLIATAAEYVAAVKEFIVKNLKIIVDYTYETFELRKSP; from the coding sequence ATGGCagccagcaataacaacaacagcaacagcaactcgaaGGCCGAAGAGAAGCCCACGATTATGGGCTGTGACTTTGAGATACACGGAAAGGTGCCCAAGGAGGCCTTTGAATTGTTTGCCGTTGCCCAGGCGAAGCTGTTGGGTCTGCGGGGTTATATCACGCGGGTCGCCGATGATTTTTACAAGGGTCAATTGCAGGGCGAGGGCAAAGTGATTGAGAAATTCAAGCAGTTGATCGCCACAGCTGCCGAATATGTGGCTGCTGTCAAGGAGTTTATCGTTAAGAATCTGAAAATCATTGTGGATTATACATACGAGACATTCGAGCTGAGGAAATCGCcatga